A window of Selenomonas ruminantium subsp. lactilytica TAM6421 contains these coding sequences:
- a CDS encoding HMA2 domain-containing protein: MSFIGNFQIPTNTLDLFIRSVDISSYLPGRVRLYSNNLIGNADLEAQIQSQLGSFAEIDSVQTNVTSGSILILYTPERLRQNADLRKVEEYIMTHARRK, encoded by the coding sequence TTGAGTTTCATCGGGAATTTCCAGATCCCCACCAATACCCTGGATTTGTTCATCCGTTCCGTGGACATTTCATCCTATCTGCCAGGACGGGTGCGGCTGTATAGCAACAATCTGATCGGCAATGCTGATCTCGAGGCACAGATTCAGAGCCAGTTAGGGAGTTTTGCTGAGATTGACAGCGTACAGACCAATGTAACATCGGGTTCCATACTGATCCTTTATACGCCGGAAAGACTCCGCCAGAATGCAGATTTGCGCAAGGTGGAAGAATATATTATGACGCATGCAAGGAGGAAATAA
- a CDS encoding HMA2 domain-containing protein, whose amino-acid sequence MSYVSGFMMGAAIGKSIRQALGGSSAPKMVGRGRALPMGRMKKVVVAAAPAVGFKLVSSLPGRRRYRAGKISPQLAALLEEQLAKLSYVKSVSVNAASGSILLTFDEADDAHIDQLAKWLDRKFFGGKALPGEGCQAKSVASEAHAGSITCSIRNTARAFSQWIKDHTCGWFDMSSLASLLFLLRGLRKMLLTGQYPSGSQMLWWAVTLMRGWRTV is encoded by the coding sequence ATGTCTTATGTATCTGGTTTTATGATGGGGGCAGCTATCGGCAAGAGCATCCGCCAGGCTCTGGGCGGCAGCTCTGCACCGAAAATGGTCGGCCGCGGCCGAGCTCTGCCCATGGGCAGAATGAAGAAAGTTGTTGTGGCCGCTGCTCCGGCTGTCGGTTTCAAGCTGGTTTCGAGCCTGCCGGGGCGCCGCCGTTATCGCGCGGGCAAGATTTCCCCGCAGCTGGCGGCCCTGCTCGAAGAGCAGCTGGCCAAGCTCAGCTATGTGAAATCCGTCAGCGTGAATGCTGCCAGCGGCAGTATCCTGCTGACCTTTGACGAGGCGGACGATGCTCATATCGATCAGCTGGCCAAATGGCTCGACCGCAAGTTCTTTGGTGGCAAGGCGCTGCCGGGCGAGGGCTGCCAGGCGAAAAGCGTGGCCAGTGAAGCGCATGCCGGCTCCATTACCTGCAGTATCCGCAATACGGCCCGGGCTTTCAGCCAGTGGATCAAGGACCACACCTGCGGCTGGTTCGATATGAGTTCTTTGGCTTCCCTGTTATTCCTGCTCAGAGGTCTGCGGAAGATGCTGCTGACCGGGCAGTATCCCTCTGGTTCCCAGATGCTCTGGTGGGCGGTTACCCTGATGAGAGGATGGCGCACCGTATGA
- a CDS encoding efflux RND transporter permease subunit — protein sequence MRNLTEVSLKNRTLVWYFIVITAIGGILSYFQLGRMEDPQFTIRQMVVSAAWPGATAEEMQEQVTDKLEKRLQDTPHLKAIKSENRAGQTVIYVELQDEMHKADIRPTWRDVRNFCEDIKKDLPEGVYGPYYNDRFDDVFGTVYAVTGDGYSYEELRQYAEKTRRMLLNVPSVQKVELIGEQKEKIYVELDTMKLSELGISPQVISNALKTQNEMTAAAMVDTDSSNVYLRLSGQFADVKAIEETPISVSGRNFRLGDVAKVSRKAGSPADSKMFFNGEPAVGIAVSMEDGGNILDLGENLKKQVKAIQGELPAGLEIRQVANQSEVVRSSINEFIKTLMEAIVIVLAVSFMSLGWRTGMVVACCIPLVLCGVFVCMYVLGIDLHKVSLGALIIALGLLVDDAIIAVEMMSVKLEAGLSRFDAACFAFKATAKPMLTGTLITCAGFIPVAFSKGMASEFCSALFPVIGIALVLSWIVSVMVAPLLGTYMIRVKPKVDEQGELNPYQSRFYVEFRKVLRLFLTHRRTVLLGTVALFVLSLVMMPHIRQEFFPTSTRPEVLMELKLPEGASMEASQEVADRMSNFLQQHEDLLDNYSYYVGRYAPRFVLTVDPKTSTDNVTNFVIVAKDVKSREKLAEELKKSFNEDFADVRAKLQYLQTGPPADYPVMLRVTGYNTEKTKEIAHKVEEIVAADSNNYNVHLDWNEKSKVVKLELDQDKLKSLGLSAQAVKQMIYTEVTGAKAAQFYTGDRTLDITLRLAVADREDLGKLKNLPIYLGSAGYVPLEQIAKISYGAEDGLIKRRNLLPTITVQAEVHEGTANDATKKAYEATKELRENLPFGCKIEVAGSLESSNNASGFLLVPIPAMIFVIMTLLMFQLDSAKQMLLTLLTAPLGLIGVVWGMLLTGSAMGFVAELGILALFGMIIRNSVILIDQIKKHIAEGESPYDAVVDSSILRFRPIMLTAAAAILGMIPLMASTFWGPMAVAISSGLLVATILTLLVLPTMYAVAYKVENKQ from the coding sequence GCACAAGGCGGATATTCGCCCTACCTGGCGCGATGTGCGCAATTTCTGTGAGGACATCAAGAAGGATCTGCCTGAGGGCGTCTATGGCCCTTACTATAATGACCGTTTCGACGATGTGTTCGGCACGGTCTATGCGGTCACCGGCGATGGCTACAGCTATGAGGAACTGCGGCAGTACGCCGAAAAGACGCGGCGCATGCTCTTGAATGTACCCAGCGTCCAGAAGGTGGAGCTGATCGGTGAGCAGAAGGAAAAGATCTATGTGGAACTGGATACCATGAAGCTCTCGGAATTGGGCATCAGTCCCCAGGTGATCTCCAATGCCCTCAAGACGCAGAATGAGATGACGGCGGCGGCCATGGTGGATACGGATTCCTCCAACGTCTACCTGCGCTTGTCCGGTCAGTTTGCCGATGTCAAGGCCATCGAGGAAACGCCTATCAGCGTAAGTGGCCGCAATTTCCGTCTGGGGGATGTGGCCAAGGTCAGCCGCAAGGCCGGCAGTCCTGCTGACAGCAAGATGTTCTTCAACGGCGAGCCGGCAGTGGGCATCGCCGTATCCATGGAGGACGGCGGCAATATCCTCGACCTGGGGGAAAACCTCAAAAAACAGGTGAAGGCCATTCAGGGGGAACTGCCTGCGGGGCTGGAAATCCGGCAGGTGGCCAATCAGTCGGAAGTGGTGCGTTCCTCCATCAATGAGTTCATCAAGACATTGATGGAAGCCATCGTGATCGTATTGGCGGTCAGCTTCATGTCTCTGGGCTGGCGCACGGGCATGGTGGTGGCCTGCTGCATCCCGCTGGTGCTCTGTGGTGTCTTTGTCTGCATGTACGTGCTGGGCATCGACCTCCATAAGGTGTCCCTGGGGGCATTGATCATCGCCTTAGGGCTGTTGGTGGATGATGCCATCATCGCCGTGGAGATGATGAGTGTGAAGCTGGAGGCGGGGCTCAGCCGCTTCGATGCGGCCTGCTTTGCCTTCAAGGCCACGGCCAAACCCATGCTGACAGGCACTTTGATCACCTGTGCGGGCTTTATCCCCGTAGCCTTTTCCAAGGGCATGGCCAGTGAGTTCTGCAGTGCCCTGTTCCCGGTCATTGGCATCGCTTTGGTGCTGTCCTGGATCGTATCCGTCATGGTGGCACCGCTGCTGGGCACCTATATGATAAGGGTGAAACCAAAGGTGGACGAGCAGGGGGAACTCAATCCCTATCAGAGCCGTTTCTATGTGGAGTTCCGCAAGGTGCTGCGGCTGTTTTTGACACACCGCCGGACGGTGCTGCTGGGGACGGTGGCTCTCTTTGTCCTCTCCCTCGTGATGATGCCCCATATCCGGCAGGAATTCTTCCCTACCTCCACGCGGCCGGAAGTGCTGATGGAGCTGAAACTGCCCGAAGGGGCCTCCATGGAGGCTTCCCAGGAAGTGGCGGACAGGATGTCAAATTTCCTGCAGCAGCATGAAGATCTGCTGGACAATTACTCCTATTATGTGGGCCGCTATGCGCCACGCTTTGTTTTGACCGTCGATCCCAAGACCAGCACGGATAATGTCACGAACTTCGTCATTGTGGCCAAGGACGTCAAATCACGGGAAAAGCTGGCGGAGGAACTGAAAAAATCCTTCAATGAGGATTTTGCCGATGTGCGGGCGAAGCTGCAATATCTGCAGACGGGCCCGCCGGCGGATTATCCGGTCATGCTGCGGGTGACGGGCTACAATACAGAAAAGACCAAGGAAATCGCCCATAAGGTGGAAGAGATTGTGGCCGCCGACAGCAATAATTACAATGTGCATCTGGATTGGAATGAGAAGAGCAAAGTGGTCAAGCTGGAGCTGGATCAGGATAAGCTCAAAAGCCTGGGGCTGAGTGCCCAGGCGGTCAAGCAGATGATTTACACCGAGGTTACCGGCGCTAAGGCCGCCCAGTTCTATACGGGGGACCGCACCCTCGATATCACCCTGCGGCTGGCCGTGGCTGACCGGGAGGACTTAGGCAAGCTTAAGAACCTGCCCATTTATCTGGGCAGTGCCGGCTATGTGCCCCTGGAGCAGATCGCCAAGATCTCCTATGGGGCCGAAGATGGCCTGATCAAGCGTCGCAACCTGCTGCCTACCATTACAGTACAGGCTGAGGTCCATGAAGGCACGGCCAACGATGCCACGAAAAAGGCTTATGAGGCCACCAAGGAACTGCGGGAAAACCTGCCCTTCGGCTGCAAGATCGAAGTCGCCGGTTCTCTGGAGAGCAGCAACAATGCCTCTGGTTTTCTGTTGGTGCCGATACCGGCCATGATCTTTGTGATCATGACACTGTTGATGTTCCAGCTGGACAGCGCCAAGCAGATGCTGCTGACCTTGCTGACAGCGCCCTTAGGGCTGATCGGTGTGGTGTGGGGCATGCTGCTTACGGGTTCGGCCATGGGCTTTGTGGCTGAGCTGGGGATTCTGGCCTTGTTTGGCATGATCATCCGCAACTCGGTCATCCTCATCGACCAGATCAAGAAGCATATCGCCGAGGGCGAGAGTCCCTATGACGCCGTGGTGGATTCGTCCATCCTGCGCTTCCGTCCCATCATGCTGACGGCGGCGGCGGCCATCCTGGGCATGATCCCGCTGATGGCCAGCACCTTCTGGGGGCCGATGGCCGTGGCGATTTCCAGCGGACTTTTGGTAGCGACAATCTTGACGCTGCTGGTATTGCCGACGATGTATGCGGTGGCATACAAAGTAGAGAATAAGCAATAA